AGATCGCTTTACGCGCGCAGCGGCTGTCGCTGCTCGAAACCGGCAGCCAGGCGAACGACCTGCAACTGCTCGCCGAAATCCAGCTCGAAAAAATCCAGGCGACGATTGCGGCCGAACGGCCCGACGTCGCGGTCATCGATTCGATCCAGACAATCTACTCGGACGCACTCACGTCCGCACCCGGCTCGGTCGCGCAGGTGCGCGAGTGCGCGGCGCAACTGACGCGCGTCGCGAAGCAGTCGGGCACCGCGATCATCATGGTCGGCCACGTGACGAAGGAGGGCAACCTCGCGGGGCCGCGCGTGCTCGAGCACATTGTCGATACCGTGCTGTACTTCGAGGGCGATACGCATTCGTCGTTCCGCCTCGTGCGCGCGTTCAAGAACCGCTTCGGCGCCGTGAACGAACTCGGCGTGTTCGCGATGACCGAGCGCGGCCTGCGCGGTGTCGCTAATCCGTCTGCGCTGTTTCTGTCGCAGCACGAGCAGTCGGTGCCGGGCTCGTGCGTGCTGGTCACGCAGGAGGGCACGCGGCCGCTGCTCGTCGAAGTGCAGGCGCTCGTCGATACCGCGAACGTGCCGAATCCGCGACGCCTCGCGGTCGGGCTCGAACAGAACCGGCTCGCGATGCTGCTCGCCGTGCTGCACCGGCACGCGGGCATCGCGTGTTTCGATCAGGACGTGTTCCTGAACGCGGTCGGCGGCGTGAAGATCACCGAGCCAGCGGCCGATCTCGCCGTGCTGCTCGCGATCCATTCGTCGATGCGCAACAAGCCGCTGCCGAAGGGGCTGATCGTGTTCGGCGAAGTGGGGCTCGCCGGCGAGATCCGGCCGTCGCCGCGCGGTCAGGAGCGTCTGAAGGAAGCCGCGAAGCTCGGCTTCTCGATTGCGTTGATTCCGAAGGCGAATGCGCCAAAGCAGCCGATCGACGGATTGCAGGTGATCGCGGTGGAACGCATCGAGCAGGCGATTGACCGGGTGCGGACGCTCGAGTGACGAATCGGGCGGATCGAGTAGATCGTGCCCCTGTAATCCGCTGTAAATAACACCGGGATTACTGTAACCAGACTGCTGCACGTTTTCCCTATGCTGACCGGGTGTGTATTCGTGTCCCCCGAAGCGGAAAGGATGACGTCT
This portion of the Paraburkholderia flava genome encodes:
- the radA gene encoding DNA repair protein RadA, whose amino-acid sequence is MAKQKTLYTCSECGGQVPKWQGQCPACGAWNTLVEGVAEQAGTHRYQSLAKNAPVQRLADIEASDVPRFSTGVGEFDRVLGGGLVAGGVVLIGGDPGIGKSTLLLQSLGAISSERRALYVSGEESAAQIALRAQRLSLLETGSQANDLQLLAEIQLEKIQATIAAERPDVAVIDSIQTIYSDALTSAPGSVAQVRECAAQLTRVAKQSGTAIIMVGHVTKEGNLAGPRVLEHIVDTVLYFEGDTHSSFRLVRAFKNRFGAVNELGVFAMTERGLRGVANPSALFLSQHEQSVPGSCVLVTQEGTRPLLVEVQALVDTANVPNPRRLAVGLEQNRLAMLLAVLHRHAGIACFDQDVFLNAVGGVKITEPAADLAVLLAIHSSMRNKPLPKGLIVFGEVGLAGEIRPSPRGQERLKEAAKLGFSIALIPKANAPKQPIDGLQVIAVERIEQAIDRVRTLE